The window catggtttcctgactatggacatcggatgtcattgataacgggatcacatcattaggagaatgatgtgatggacaagacccaatcctaagcatagcataaaagatcgtgtagtttcgtttgctagagcttttccaatgtcaagtgtcttttccttagaccatgagatcgtgtaactcccggataccgtaggagtgctttgggtgtgccaaacgtcacaacgtaactgggtgactataaaggtgcactacgggtatctccgaaagtgtctgttgggttggtacggatcgagactgggatttgtcactccgtgtgacggagaggtatctctgggcccactcggtaatgcatcatcataatgagctcaatgtgactaaggcgttagtcacgggatcatgcattgcggtacgagtaaagagacttgccggtaacgagattgaacaaggtattgggataccgacgatcgaatctcgggcaagtaacatatcgattgacaaagggaattgtatacgggattgattgaatcctcgacaccgtggttcatccgatgagatcatcgtggaacatgtgggagccaacatgggtatccagatcccgctgttggttattgaccggagaggcgtctcggtcatgtctgcatgtctcccgaacccgtagggtctacacacttaaggttcggtgacgctagggttgtagagatatatgtatgcggaaacccgaaagttgttcggagtcccggatgagatcccggacgtcacgagaggttccggaatggtccggatgtgaagaattatatataggaagtcaagtttcggccaccgggaaagtttcgggggttaccggtattgtaccgggaccaccggaagggtcccggaggtccaccgggtggggccacctatcccggagggccccgtgggctgaagtgggaagggaaccagcccctagtgggctgggcgccccccatgggcctccccccatgcgcctagggttgggaaccctagggtgggggggcttcccacttgccttggggggcaaggcacccctttcccccccttggccgccgccccccaccctagatgggatctggccggcgcccccccctcccagggggcctatataaaggggggagggagggcagcaacctacagccttgggcgcctccctcctcccctgctacacctctctctctctcgtagaagctcggcgaagccctgccggcatcccgctacatccaccaccacgccgtcgtgctgctggatctccatcaacctctccttcccccttgccggatcaaggaggagacgttgctgcaccgtacgtgtgttgaacgcggaggtgccgtccgttcggcactcggtcatcggtgatttggatcacggcgagtacgactccgtcatccacgttcattggaacgcttccgctcgcgatctacaagggtatgtagatgcactcctttcccctcgttgctagtatactccatagatgcatcttggtgagcgtaggaaaattttaaaattatgctacgattcccaacattgttgtgtcatcttgcacaacatgatcattgagagcgagcaggaaaagccagtgtttgacactgaaccatattacaggcagggtcctcttgcacaagttgatcaccagctactgGCAATCTGGACTGCCTTCCTCAATATGCttcaggagatccgagacccacaggtgcatcaacAACTGTAGCAcgatctggtggagcacctatggaggctcaagggcaacgcctagctcgacgtgtgatgaaatatgagtttttatttgttgaactatttgatttgtattgattttctgtgataaactatgtgataaaaattgcttctattGAATTTGAGCCGAAGCACGCCAAATATGGACCGAAATTGGTCCAATTTGCGCTGAAAGTGGGCCAATTTACGTCGAAAATGGGCCAAAAGTGGGTCAATTTCCGTCGAAAGTGGGTCGAAATCGACGCCTGGGGGCGACCTGGGGGGAGGGGGGCTGGGAACCCGAGGCTCCCCACGCCGTTTTTTCCGCCGTCGCGTCTTCATGCGGCGCTATTTCAAGCCCCTAGGGGCCGAacgagtggagatgctcttatgtcGTCAAGAAAACCGAGGTGCTGCAGCAGTTGTTTACATAAACAAAAATGGTCTATTTCTCGGTGCTTCTGCAGTAGTTTTTGAAGTCCTTGTAGATCCGGCATCCCTAGAGGCCCATGAACCTTTAGCTTTAGCATCAGATCTTATCATCTTAATGTCCACCAGCTGCATGTTGCATCAGACTGCTTGAAGGTGGTGACAAATATGAAAAATGGGGCAGCTTCTATTTATGCCTCGGTGTTGGGTGAGATAGACCACGGGCGTAGAGATTTCCTTGATGTAATATTTTGTTATGAACCTAGAGACTGTAACCATGAAACTCATTTTTTAGTTAAGTCCGGCGTTTCTCTACCATGGGCTGCCATTTGTGGCTAGGATCACATCATTTGTATCCCAAACATTGAGTTTTAATAAGGGAAACCCTTTGTATCAGTAGTCTGATAACAAACATCCGTCAGACTGGCCGTGGTCCGTTGATTTTATTTGCTCACACGGCCTATATTTGTATGGTTCCCATCATTAACGCTGGAATTTAACCTCAAATTAATGCTAGAATTTAGCCTTTCCGAGTAAATCTAGACTGCTAGGCCCACCCACCCCACCCAGTCTCGCATCTCCCGGGCGAGTCGATCCAGCCCCGAGCTCGCTGCGGTCGCTGctcacgacgacggctacctccGCCACGACCTGCTCCGCACCACAGCTCCGTGACGGCTACCTCTTCCACGACCAGCTCCGCACCAAGGCTACAGCTGCTCCACGTCGCCGGTGCTGCGTCCCGCTCCCGTCTACTTCGCCGGAACACTGCTCTCACCAACCCCCGTCGCCGGCCCGCAACAGCGCCGTTTCAGAACCGCAAAGAAGTTGCACGCGCATCCTAGCCATCACCCCTGGTAAGTACTCAGCCGAACTATGTTTGATTCATCTCATGTTTGATTCCTTTTTAATCAGTTGATTTGATTTGTTACTGTGGATGCAATGCTGGCTATGATAAATTTTGTTGAGTGAATCTGTTATATCCAATTTATAGTGGACCACTATTTAATCTAGCAATTTTGGTAAATTTCTTATGAAGAATTGCAGATCAGAGTAATACTATGATTCACAATCTGGATGATAATATTAGTTTTTGACAAGATTTCAATTTTTAATGTTTCCATCCAAGTTTAGATATGTTCCCAACTTGTACGTTCGTGCTTCTCAGTTCTGTTGCATCTAAATTTCTATACAGGTGCTTCTGGAGTCTTTATATTTTGCTTCCAAAT is drawn from Aegilops tauschii subsp. strangulata cultivar AL8/78 chromosome 1, Aet v6.0, whole genome shotgun sequence and contains these coding sequences:
- the LOC109746936 gene encoding uncharacterized protein, whose product is MDSYYEEAFPTLLEEEADADAQDEEHIMVLAALGGLFASNAKPRRGGSAVGWLNANLASPGRVDPAPSSLRSLLTTTATSATTCSAPQLRDGYLFHDQLRTKATAAPRRRCCVPLPSTSPEHCSHQPPSPARNSAVSEPQRSCTRILAITPGAFLPRFNLFGMKIPKGPCC